One window of the Archangium primigenium genome contains the following:
- a CDS encoding PEP/pyruvate-binding domain-containing protein yields MRSSFLLLMGAALVLACSPDPTTPPDETPQEPIQESCQLTEGATAPDALKRLSCATDFSALASQPIDTSIPGARSVKVVLDRYDNDTLHFQNSQKYAIHYAFVSKNLSGAGRPVVGSLADFNQTEYYSPDRRFVLGSVTYYEGAKVWALEISPYDTASAEMLTQLYGAVRDATFFGASLVFHPTSEAVHQEARNLPSTIQVMSTDELFAAIDYQPLNLASSVGKLRFLTATELTTTYLSFRDIIVLDRIPNDISTILGIISEEFQTPLSHVNVLSQNRKTPNMGLRGAMSNATLRALEGKWVRLTVGAFDWSIQEVSAAEADAYWEAHKPSPVVLPAVDLSVKDLRDVEKLVDESKGTLRETIKAAVPAFGGKAVHYGVMANTPGIPMRKAFAIPAYYYVQFMQENGFYERLDTLLADPEFQSKPEVRDAQLDAFRKAMKAAPVNAEFQAMLKAKLEKDYPGLTMRFRTSTNSEDLEGFPCAGCYESHTGDPRTDWNDVLKAIRKTWATVWLFRTFEERTYSSIDHKSVVMALLVHHNFPDEEANGVALTANPFDPTGNQPGFYVNVQVGGDAEVVHPPAGVTSDQFIYEFHQTGLPITYLSRSNLMPSGQKVLTAAQVYELGQALDLIHNRFSAAYGPKAGNTGWYAMDVEFKFDGEPGETPKAIIKQARPHPGRGQ; encoded by the coding sequence ATGAGATCCTCATTCCTGCTCTTGATGGGCGCCGCGCTCGTGCTCGCGTGCTCGCCCGATCCCACGACGCCCCCGGACGAGACGCCCCAGGAGCCCATCCAGGAGTCCTGCCAGCTCACCGAGGGCGCCACGGCCCCCGATGCCCTCAAGCGCCTGTCGTGCGCCACGGACTTCAGCGCCCTGGCCTCGCAGCCCATCGACACGAGCATTCCCGGCGCCCGCTCGGTCAAGGTGGTGCTGGACCGCTACGACAACGACACGCTCCACTTCCAGAACAGCCAGAAGTACGCCATCCACTACGCGTTCGTGTCCAAGAACCTCTCCGGCGCGGGCAGGCCCGTGGTCGGCTCGTTGGCGGACTTCAACCAGACCGAGTACTACTCGCCGGACCGGCGCTTCGTGCTCGGCTCCGTCACCTACTATGAGGGGGCCAAGGTCTGGGCGCTGGAGATCTCCCCCTACGACACGGCCTCCGCCGAGATGCTCACGCAGCTCTACGGGGCCGTGCGCGATGCGACCTTCTTCGGCGCCTCGCTCGTCTTCCACCCCACGTCCGAGGCCGTGCACCAGGAGGCCCGGAACCTGCCCTCCACCATCCAGGTGATGAGCACGGACGAGCTCTTCGCGGCCATCGACTACCAGCCGCTCAACCTGGCCAGCTCGGTGGGCAAGCTGCGCTTCCTCACCGCGACCGAGCTCACGACGACGTACCTGTCCTTCCGCGACATCATCGTGCTGGACCGCATCCCCAACGACATCTCCACCATCCTCGGCATCATCAGCGAGGAGTTCCAGACGCCGCTGTCGCACGTGAACGTGCTGTCGCAGAACCGCAAGACGCCCAACATGGGCCTGCGCGGGGCCATGAGCAACGCGACGCTGCGGGCGCTCGAGGGCAAGTGGGTGCGACTCACGGTGGGCGCGTTCGACTGGAGCATCCAGGAGGTCTCCGCCGCCGAGGCCGATGCCTACTGGGAGGCCCACAAGCCCTCGCCCGTCGTGCTGCCCGCGGTGGACCTGTCGGTGAAGGACCTGCGCGACGTGGAGAAGCTCGTGGACGAGAGCAAGGGCACGCTGCGCGAGACCATCAAGGCGGCGGTCCCGGCCTTCGGCGGCAAGGCGGTGCACTACGGGGTCATGGCCAACACGCCGGGCATCCCCATGCGCAAGGCGTTCGCCATTCCGGCCTACTACTACGTCCAGTTCATGCAGGAGAACGGCTTCTACGAGCGGCTGGACACGCTGCTCGCGGACCCCGAGTTCCAGAGCAAGCCCGAGGTGCGCGACGCGCAGCTCGACGCGTTCCGCAAGGCCATGAAGGCGGCGCCGGTGAACGCGGAGTTCCAGGCGATGCTCAAGGCGAAGCTGGAGAAGGACTACCCCGGGTTGACCATGCGCTTTCGCACGAGCACCAACAGCGAGGACCTGGAGGGCTTCCCCTGCGCGGGCTGCTACGAGTCGCACACGGGAGACCCGCGGACGGACTGGAACGACGTGCTCAAGGCCATCCGCAAGACGTGGGCGACGGTCTGGCTGTTCCGGACCTTCGAGGAGCGGACCTACAGCAGCATCGACCACAAGTCCGTGGTGATGGCGCTGCTCGTGCACCACAACTTCCCGGACGAGGAGGCCAACGGCGTGGCGCTCACGGCCAACCCCTTCGATCCCACGGGCAACCAGCCGGGCTTCTACGTGAACGTCCAGGTGGGCGGAGACGCCGAGGTGGTGCATCCTCCCGCGGGCGTGACGAGCGACCAGTTCATCTACGAGTTCCACCAGACGGGTCTGCCCATCACCTACCTGTCCCGCTCCAACCTCATGCCGAGCGGCCAGAAAGTGCTGACGGCCGCCCAGGTGTACGAGCTGGGCCAGGCGCTGGACCTCATCCACAACCGCTTCTCGGCCGCGTACGGGCCCAAGGCGGGCAACACGGGGTGGTACGCCATGGACGTGGAGTTCAAGTTCGACGGGGAGCCGGGCGAGACGCCCAAGGCCATCATCAAGCAGGCCCGCCCCCACCCGGGACGGGGCCAATGA
- the fliB gene encoding flagellin lysine-N-methylase has product MPALAPPRYMSRFRCIAERCEDSCCAGLTVPVSPPQARRIRDALGDTAPLSEEDPSLGAVLRMRPDGGCALLDAERLCSLQRHHGEALLPDICATFPRVVTRWGERWELAGTLACPEVARLCLLAEDAFHLEAAVPPASLLPRPDVARAIEPGEAWTAHAETVRDALLRWLDRRTHPLASRIALLGHFAHAVEDVYFQGTRASREALQAHLDAALQHFDRADTQQAVHQDFAPLALPGAPSVGLFASILRARMAALRGPRFRALAHGVLTSLGLDTDDPERLEAAWRLHDARWRHLTGTHGARLDQVFRHYALHAVWRTPFTDAPTLLGYVFRLALRLGLLRFVLMGHPRVEALHLAPATPEASASLDLAVVETFQLVARHVETSPEFLTLARGLEGTGRGAQTLGKTLVFASF; this is encoded by the coding sequence ATGCCCGCCCTCGCCCCACCCCGCTACATGTCGCGCTTCCGCTGCATCGCGGAGCGCTGCGAGGACTCCTGCTGCGCGGGGCTCACGGTGCCGGTGAGCCCACCCCAGGCCCGGCGCATCCGGGACGCCCTCGGCGACACGGCGCCGCTCTCCGAGGAAGACCCCTCGCTCGGCGCCGTCCTCCGGATGCGGCCCGATGGAGGCTGCGCCCTCCTGGATGCCGAGCGGCTGTGCTCGCTGCAGCGCCACCACGGCGAGGCGCTCCTGCCCGACATCTGCGCCACCTTTCCCCGGGTCGTCACCCGCTGGGGTGAGCGCTGGGAACTCGCGGGCACCCTGGCCTGTCCGGAGGTGGCCCGGCTGTGTCTGCTCGCCGAGGACGCCTTCCACCTCGAGGCCGCCGTGCCGCCCGCGTCCCTCCTGCCCCGCCCGGACGTCGCGCGGGCCATCGAGCCCGGCGAGGCCTGGACCGCCCACGCCGAGACCGTGCGCGACGCCCTGCTGCGCTGGCTCGACCGGAGGACCCATCCCCTCGCGTCCCGCATCGCCCTGCTGGGACACTTCGCCCACGCCGTGGAGGACGTGTACTTCCAGGGCACGCGGGCGTCTCGGGAAGCGCTCCAGGCCCACCTGGACGCCGCCCTCCAGCACTTCGACCGCGCGGACACCCAGCAGGCCGTGCACCAGGACTTCGCCCCGCTCGCGCTGCCGGGTGCCCCCAGCGTGGGACTCTTCGCCTCAATCCTCCGCGCCCGGATGGCGGCGCTGCGCGGGCCTCGCTTCCGCGCCCTGGCGCATGGCGTACTGACCTCGCTGGGACTCGACACGGACGACCCCGAGCGCTTGGAGGCGGCCTGGCGCCTTCACGACGCCCGCTGGCGCCACCTGACGGGAACCCACGGGGCGCGGCTCGACCAGGTGTTCCGGCACTACGCCCTGCATGCCGTGTGGCGCACGCCCTTCACGGACGCGCCCACCCTGCTCGGGTACGTGTTCCGTCTGGCCCTGCGCCTGGGCCTGCTGCGCTTCGTGCTCATGGGCCATCCCCGCGTGGAAGCCCTCCACCTCGCGCCCGCGACTCCCGAGGCCTCCGCCTCCCTGGACCTGGCCGTGGTGGAGACCTTCCAGCTCGTGGCCCGGCACGTGGAGACCTCTCCGGAATTCCTCACGCTCGCCCGGGGGCTGGAGGGCACCGGGCGGGGTGCCCAGACGTTGGGCAAGACGCTTGTCTTCGCCTCATTCTAG